The Silene latifolia isolate original U9 population chromosome X, ASM4854445v1, whole genome shotgun sequence genome contains the following window.
CGCTAGTGAAGGTGTTATGGTCTAACCATAATgtcgaggaagctacatgggaacctGAAGATGCACTGAAGGAAAAGTATCCGGATTTGGTTGATCAGGTATAAGTTTGGTTAAGTGGACGTAAATTCTTTTTATAGGGGTATAATGAAATAAGGCTAAGTAAAAACCAATTTATATGAGTATATACGTAGTATATGCTGAGTTTAAGTTAAGTTATTACATTATTTGAGTCCTACTTATTCAGTTATGCTAGTAATGCTAAATAGTTGAGTTGTACTTATAATCAGTAAAGTGATGACGACAACAACATATTTCTAGTAATCGTATGATTTGTATGGGAATGTTTTTTTGTGACTATGCACGACCTTCGGGatgaagtttcttttaaggagagaAAACTTTAATACCCGTGTTTTTATTCCAAATGGTTTTGTTCATATTGTTTGATTGATCGCGTAATGACTAACAATGGAAGTGTCTAAGCATTGGGTGTTGGGTTGTTCGACCCAGGAGCTAAGTCGATCGACCTATGTGCTAGTGTTAGACGTCTTATGAGGTGGGTCGGTCGACCTAGGTGGGAAGTCGATCGACCTGGGCGCTGGTCGGGTAGTACacccttgtttttatttttcttttttgtttttttaaatccCTAATTACCTTactaattcatctaacctatataTACCCAACCGTTATAATCATAATACACTTTTTCAATTctaaaaacacacacacacacacacacacacacacacacacaccacgcATACCGAGAGAGAAGAGAAGGAGAAGGAGCCGGCATTGTTCATAACTCCGTCACACAATTCATTCCTAATCATCGTAAGTTATGTAATTATcagttttaattgattgattagcGTAGGGTGCTTTGTAATTAGAGTAGAATCATGCCCTAGACCGTAATGTTGATACTTGACCGTGTATGAGGCAGGATTTAGGGAATTTGATCGACTAAATTGCATTTGTCAATTGTTTACACATCCGTTGTGGCACGTAACTCTAGATTGACATGGTATTTTGCCTAGACCATAACATATCTGGCCATGACTCGCGACGGGTGTGAGCCATTAGAACCGTGACCCTAGGTTGGTGTCTATGTAATTTAGGTGAGGGATTCGTGGAGGAGTCTTTCAAGGCATTTTTGTTAATTGCTTAACTGAGGTCGGAGTATTATTTATTGAGAAGGTAGGGATATTCCTACTCAATCTTTATAATTTGTATCATGTAATGTTGTAGTGTTGGGACGGTTTTATGAGTTGCTTTGCTGATATATATAGGATTGTGATGGTTGGTTTTATCTTCTGTTATTATTGTGATTGTTGTGGTACCGAGGCGCGGTGACAAGGGAGATGCGCCAGTGTATGGTGAGGTTGAGGCACGGTGACCAGGGAGATGTGCCATTGTGTTTTGTTGTGATGTGTTAAGATGGTACGGGGACCAGAGAGTTGTACCCATGGTGATATGAGCACAGTGACCAGGGAGTTATGCCATATCAGACGATGTTAGTTGTCGGTTAACCATATAAGATCGGAGACTGGGCACTCTGTTGTATTGAGATATTTCTTATCTTATTGTGTTCATGATTATTATAcattcattgttgttatttatccTTACTCAACCGTTGATTGACGTGTGTTGTGTTAAAATTTTCACCACTTTTCTATTGGTGACCTGTTATGATCCATTTGAAAAATTTCCGATTGAATAGGGAGCAGTTAAGAAAGTAGCTACAGATTAGTAGCTGATGTTGTCGCTATGCTGGGGTTGTGGACGAGCGATGTCGAGCCAGATTGAGTCTAGATATCATGAGTCATACTTTAGTAGTTGGACATTATTATTTTGCTAAACATAGTTGTAAACTTTTCTTTATTTGTTATTCGGTTGGGAGTTGTATCCGTCAGTTTGAGGCAACTTATTCAGTATTGATGTAACTTTTATTTAAAGTACCTTTGATTGTTTTACTTTGCTATATATTTTCTCGTGTTACGAAGATGGTAACTGTATCATATAGTTGGGAATGTCTTTCTAAAGGCTCCTGCCTAAATGGAGGTGTTACAGTGAACATGTCACGGTTGGCACAGAATGGAAGAGTAGCATCAGTATCTACTACCCATTCCGTCTTGCTTCCAACCAAGTTCACTTTAGTAATCACAGCAGCAATTATTTTATTGTCCTCGGTCAAATTTGCATGGGGCTTATCCTGGTTGTCTTTCTTAAGGTCAGCACATTGGTTACATTGATAGCCTTTGTGACCAAGTTTGCCACATATATAGCATCCACCATTGCCTTTTTCAAACTTGGTATCTTTGGTTTTCTTAAAAGCGACATTCTTTTTAGCTGCATTCGGCTTGTTCTGGAATTTCTTAGTACCCCTACCATTTTCTTTAAACCTGTCAAATTTATGCACAAAATATTCAACAAGATTAGTTTCAATAAAACCATCATTAGATAATTTTTCTTTTTCCTATAATTTGTTAGCCTCCTCAATTTTATGATAACCAACGAGCTCCTCAAGAGTCAAATAATTCTTCTTATGTTTAAGGTGATTGCGGTATCCATCCCAATATTTGGGCGGCCTTTCGATCAACATATTAGCCTTCAACACTTCGCACATCTTGACTGCTTCCGCCAGATTATCAGCTACCAGGTTTTCATACTCATGAACTTGTTCCATAATTGGACAATCCTCCACCATTTGGATATTAATCCATTTTCCAACCACATATTTTTTCTTTCCCGCATCATCTGTTCCATATTTCTTTTCCAAGGTCTTCCAAATAGACATAGCAGATGTGTTATTAGTAAAGAGATCAAAAATTGGATTAGACATATGACTAAGCATCTGATCACGATCCAGCTTGTTATGCTTTACGTAAGTGATTTTTTCTAGTTCAAGTTGATTGGTTTGGTCAGAATCAACGGGTACTTCAAGACAGACAAAGAACAGAGCGTAATAAACTTCACGTTGTTCAAAAAATATCAGCAATTTTTTGTACTATCTTTTGTAGTTGGTTCCATCAAgtagttcaagtttggagggGACAAGAAAATTTTTAGATGTAACAATATTAAGTTTCTAAATTGTTGAAAATAATAGTTACTACAAGGGCAAAACTAAACGAACTTAATTGGATTAAATGAACCTCACGACATATGGAAGCCACTACCTGAGAAGCTCAATCGCGCTCGACACGGTGCTTTTCAAAGAACAACGACGCTCCCAATGGTATAGACAACGCTCCTCCAATTGAGCATCCAAAAGGAAGAGTAGGAACCCGTAAGTAGTTGCTCAGATTAATAAGGAACAAGAGGAGAGAAAGTATATTTGATTTGTAATTTTTGGATAAATGGAGTGACCAAGAAATGCACTTATTTATAGTGGAAAAAGAGACCAAAAACTGGTATGTAATTAATAATAACACAAGTTTCAAAAGTGACTTATGTGAGTAACAAGAAGATGGGTTTTCCAATACTTTTTTTTGGTAACCGGTAAGTTGTATTAGAAAAATGAAGTCCAAGTACAAATATAGATTTAGTTCTCAGCACATATTTTTCAGCTATctagtctatatatatatatatatatattctatgTATGTATAAGTATCATTGAAGACTATGTAACCAATCTAGTTCCCTTGTTTGAGGCATTTGCCTATTTCTCATCCAAAATCTAGACAAAACTGCCTGAATGCATTGCTGCACGACTGACTCTGGTCTCCTAACACTACCATGGATCCTTGCATGATTCCtattttgccatatttcatataTTACTGTAACATGACAAGCACTAGTTAAGTCACGTTGCAGTCTTGATTTACCACGACCATTTGCCTGCCAATTAACCAGATGCTGCATAGGGAATTTGATGTTGAGCTTTTGTTGCAGTAGCCCGAAGCATTGAATGCCACGATCATGTGTGCAATTTTTTTCCACGACCAACTACAATCAAATGGAGGTGTGTAATCAGTCCAATATATTCCTTTCATATATACATGGCTGATCCATCTAACCCAGAGATGGTCTTTTTTACTAGCTATCCACCAAACATATTTCCCCAAGAGGGCTTTGTTCCAGATTTTTGCAAATTGAATACCCAGTCCTTCCTCCTCTTTGGGACAAAAGCACTGATCCCAATTTACTTTAGGAGCCTTCAAATAGCTATCAGAGCCTCCCCATAGATAATTTCTACAAACAGCTTCAATCTTATTCATTATGCCAACTGGGATTAGAAACATGCTGGCCCAACAAGAGTGAAGTGTGGATGAGACAGAGGTTGCCAAGGTCAATCTACAAGAATAAGAGAGTTGTCTAGCCCCCCATGATATGAGTTTAACAACAACCTTATCCACCAGCTTCATGACTTCATTTTTGGATAGTCTCTTGGAAGAAATAGGGACTCCAAGGTATTTAAATGAGAGTTGCCCTTGAACAAACCCAGACACTTGTAAGATGTTTTGAATTACATTGGTAGGCACACCATTGAAGTACATGTTCGACTAGTCTTTGTTCAGTTTAAGCCCAGAAGCTACTGAGAAGGTAGGGAATGCCCTTAAAAGCCACATGATAGATAGTTCAGTACCTTTACAGAAAAGGAGAAGGTCATCTGCAAAGATTAAATTGTTTATTCTAGTGGAATTGCACAGAGGATGATATTTAAAACTGTCTTGGTGAGATACCATAGCTAGTATTCTTGATAGGTATTCCATACAGAGAGTAAATATTGGTGGGGATAGAGGGTCACCTTGCCTGAGTCCCCTCTGACCTTTAAAGAACCCAAAATTATTAACATTAAGAGCCAGGGAATATGAGGGGGAAGAAATGTATGTCATGAGCATAACAATGAATCCAGTAGGAAAATTCAACTTCTGAAGCATAGCTTGAACAAATCCCCACTCAACTGTGTCATATGCCTTCCTCAAATCAATTTTGAGCAAACATCTGGGTGATGCAGACCTCCTCTTGTACAGCCTGACCAAGTCTTGACAAATGAGTACATTTTCCAAAATGGTCCTGCCTTTAATGAATGCTCCTTGGTTGCAACTAACAATATCAGGCAGTACCTGACCAAGACTATTACACAAGAGTTTGGCAATGCATTTGTAGACTATGTTACAGCATGCTATAGGTTTGAACTCATGCACACTTACTGGTCTGTTAACTTTTGGTATAAGTGTTATAGTAGTACAGTTAAGCTGCTTAAGTAGCTTTCCAGTTTGAAAGAAGTCCAAGACAGCCTCACTCACCTCATTTCCTATGATTTCCCATGAATATTTAAAGAATTGGCTAGAATAGCCATCAGGACCTGGAGCTTTTGTAGATGGAATGGAGAAGATACATTCTTCACTTCCTTCTTAGTCACAGGTCTCATAAGTAGCTAATGATGAGATTTGTTGAGGGTTGCACCTTCTCTAACTGTAGGGCCATGTACTATGCTATTATTAGTGTGAGTTCCCAATGGGTCCTGGTAGTAATCAAGAAAAGCACTCTCAATACCAGTATTATCTGTATGGGTGACCCCATGCCTATCAACAATTCGGAAGATCTTATTAGTCATTTGTCTTGCCTTTATCTGACAATGAAAGAAAGCTGAATTTTCATCCCCTTCTCTGAGCCACTCAATTTTAGCTTTCTGTTTAAGATAACTAAATTGAGCTTCAGCTGGCATTTTATAATTGGATGCGGCTACTTGTTCAGCTTGCAAAATATTATGGTCAAGAGGATCTGAATGCATTGTCTCCCGGATTTCAGTCAGTAATTGTTTAGCAACTCCAGCAGCTTTCTGCACATCAGAGAACCTCTGTCTATTCAAAGCCTTGAGAGGTTGTTTAAGGTGCTTGAGTTTTGTTACCACTCTGTACATTTTAGTACTTCTGACCTGTATATTCCACTCTTTTTTAATGATGTCTTTGAATTCAGGTGCGTTGCtccacatattgaagtacttAAATTGAGTTTTCTTCTTGGCATCAGTCATTCTTCTGTAGCATACGCACGGGTTGTGGTCATAAAGTCCTTCAGACATAGAATAAGCATTGCAGTCAGGGTACAAACTATACCAATCCCTATTCACCGGCATCCTATCAATTCGAGAAAAGACCCTTGAGCTAGGATCTTGCTTATTGGTCCATGTGAAGAAAGCCCCATGAGCACTTATATCTTGCACTTCACAATAGTCAACACACTGCCTGAAATCCCTTATCTCATTCCAAGTTACATATCTGCCAACTCACTCATAAAAGTTCAGCACATTATTAAAATCCCCACAGATGCACCAAGCCCCGTCACATTTGATTTTAgtctccttcaaaatatcctaTAATTCTAGTCTTGTGGCATCATTATTGGACCCATAAACCACCGTGTGCCAAAAGTTATCTCCTGTTGCAGTTTCAGTCACTTCTATAGTAATATGCTGAGAGCTACTATCTATAATTTATACCCTACCAACTTTGTCCTAAGTTATTAAAACTGTAGTAAAATTAGTACTTTTAATTTTTGTTTCTACTAAACCAAACAATCCCACCTTATTCTGAAAAAGAAACTTTCTAATATATAACTGTTTGGCAGGATTGTTCACGTCTCTTATGTTCCAAAAACCCAAGCTATCCATGATCAAGAGTAGGAGTATTCTTCTCCCCCTCCTTAGGTGTAACAGCTTGGGGGGCCCACCCTCATCAGGAGGTTGCAGTTCTAGCTGCCCCTCAGAACTTCCTTCAGTCATACTCATATCCGTTTGGTGTTCTTGCCTGACTCTCATAATAACTGGAGATGGTGTAATCCAGTTATAGTTATGAATAGTAGGACCTCCAAATGGCTTATCTATCTGTTGCACTGGAGTTATAGCAGGAGATGCAATAACAGGCTGGTTGGAAGGAACCACAGCAGGTTTTGGTCTCCATACCATCTTCTGTTGAGTAGCAACTATCTTCTTCCTGCATACCTCCTTGCTATGTCCAATTCCTCTGCAATTAGCACATATCTCGGGTTTCCACTCATACTTAACCAGTATCCAGACATCCTCTCCCTTTTCATCTTTGAAACAAATTTTATCTGGAAAATGTTGATTAACCTTAACCTCTATCATCAAATGTGCATATCCAAGTTTGGATTTCTTAATAGTGGCAGTGACTTAATGTATTTACCAACCAGAGTGGATATTTTCTCCAGGCAGGATTTCCCCCAAAATTTTAACCCTAAACCACATAATCTAACCCATAGTGGGACTGGTGGCACAATTTCCTTAGTTAACGAACTCTGCTTTGTCCATGGTTTTACAATTATTGGTTTGCTGTAAAATAAGGGGAATCCTTCTTGTAGCACCAAATTCTTACATTCAAGCGTGGGGAAATGAACCAAAAACAATCCATTGAGAAGGAAAGAGATTTTATCAAACCTATAGACACCCAAGATCCTATTAATAAACCTATTCAAAACTTCCCACGGAGGACTACCACCTAATACATAACAAATCACAGTAGTTGACCAATAATCCAGTTCTGGTTTAACATCTTCCATAGTAATTTTTACAGTACTAGGGGGTGAAGGAGACTTAGCAGCAAATTTAGAATGTTTCTTACCAGAGACCCTTGTCCATCCCTCATTATCCTCAAAATTGACTCCAGTATCCACCACCGTTGTTGGTTCAATATTCTCCTTCTCCAATTCTTCAACAATCGCATCTAAATCCAGTATCGGTATACCCACAATATCACTCATCGTCTTTGTAGAACGAGCGTCAGCAGAATTAGGTCGTCGGTTTGAGGTTTCTCCTTCCATCAAATTTTTGATATAAAGTCGATGATTAATTTTATTGTTACtaaaagaaaaatgaaattgTGCAATAGATCTAACTTTTTTGGTTTTTTCAGAATTTGTTTATTTGTTTAGCCTAGCCATGCTGCAAGAACTAAAACCCTAAATTTCTTAGGGAGAAGCCGCTGGATAAAAAAAACTAAACAGACCCCACCACAAGGCGTGTGCGAGCTAGAAGGCGGCAACGCACAAGTTGGGAAAgcttatactagcctttatattaACCTCTACCTAGTTAAAGGGCAGTTGATATATAAACACAAGAATGGTTCCTTattctaccaatgtgggacaaagtACTTTAACATTTCTAACAGATTAGTTGAAATTTTAACTCTGTTTCTTAACTCTACACAAATatagaaagtaaaacaataaaaaagGAATGTATAGATAGATCTGGCAAACAAACCAGGTCGTATCGTGTTCGTGTTTGTGTTAGCTTTGAACGGGTCGTCACTACCCCAACCCTAACtcgacccaattacataaactGGTTATTTGTCTCAACCCAAACACAACACATTTAATTTTCGGAAATTTCCTATGGTACCACTTAATTTTATCAGATTTCTCATGGTACCCCTGCTTTTAAAAATCTGTCTATAGTACCCTTGAAATTCCATTTttgtgcccatggtaccccctagtGTAACGGCCGTTAAGTTTTGATGATGTGacaataaattagtaattaaaaattattaataaatatgaaagATAAATGGAAAGcaggggtaccatgggaaatctgacaaaattaaggggtgcCATTGGAAATTTCCGtaatttttaattactaatttattgtCATATCATCAAAACTTAAAGTTCATCTATGGATTGTTACATTAGGAGGTACTATGGGCACAAGAATGGAACCTcgagggtaccataggcagattcttaaaagaaGAGGTCATGGGAAATCTGAAAAAATTTAGGGGTACCATGGAAAATTTCCGTTTAATTTTTCTATAGCCCAACCCGACTTGTTTAACGCATTTATCTCATAGTAAATAATTTttaacccgtttaacccaataaaGTACTCACTCCATTCTTCTTTGATGTTCCCATTTTTCTTTTTGGGTCATTTCACTATAATGTTCTCATTTGGTTTCTTTCTATTTTTGGCTTGAAAAATGACCAAATGGTCCTTGTTGCCATTACATATTTACACTATAAACCATATATTAGCCCATTTAatcctatttatatatatatatatatatatatccccaCTAGCTTAGTCTTTTTTTTATTGCTAAAAATCGGCCCACGTGCTAACTTAGTCTTTTTTTATATTGCTAAATATTGGTCCACTTGCTTTTAATCCTTTTTGCCTTAATTGTTCCACAAAGAGTAAATGAGAACATCAAACAAGAATGGGGAGAGTAATAAATAATCTAAGTTTTATAACCTTATTATCCCAAAAATGGATGAGAATGattatttttaagttgtttggtTGAATTATTGATTGAACCCAGCTATATAATGACACTTTTAAGtaaatgggttattcgtgtcgggttcgtgtcaaaagagctcaaccctaacccgaccaaTTTAAGTTTCGTCTTGTGttcgtgtcaacccaattacttaaatggatCACAATCCTCTaaaccctaacccgctaacttcgtgtGAAGTTCGTGTCGTGATTTCGGGTTGTGTCAATTATTGCCACCTTTATGTATAGAGCATAAGAGTAGTATTATAGAACAAATTATGGATACTGAGATCATTAGTATAACCCTTACAAGTAGTTCCTGGGCCATTGTCATTTTCTTTCCATGGGCCATGAAATTTACCTACTTGGGCTTGCGAGTTGCGACAGTATGGAATGCTTGATTCTCGTTTGACCCAATTGTTCTCCATATCAGGATTAAGGGGCTTGCTACAGTATGGAATGCTTAATTTTAACTCTATTTGTCGTGTAGCTTTATCTCCTTAGGTGTTTGAACGTGTAACTAGCTAGATGGAGTTGTTGTGACATTGTTAGAGCCCTTCGGCACAGTACGATAAAGAGTTTACAGTAACTCTCAGGTGCCTCAGTTCAGGATGTTTCAAATGTGTTCTATCATATAAAAAAACAGTTTTTGATATGGGTTTCTACCGAGAACTCGTTCTTCCATTGTTATGTTATTTTATCATTTTCCACCCATCAAGTCTCAAATATAAGTTACTCTAACTTAAGCAATAAAATGAGAACTTAATACTAATATACTATGAAGTGAGAGAAACTAGAGACAACAAAAGCTCTGAAATTCAGGCGATACTAGGTTAGGTAGCGCCGTCATGACAATAGTGAGGAAATCTTCTTCGTCTAAACAAATTTCTGCATCAAAATTAACCCAAAATCACAAAAAACGACTTATTATTCTTCCTCTATTCAGAATAACCCCAAAAAAACTGGACCTTCATAATCTGATGTGATTAAAGAAAAGAATGTGAATGAAATTGTTGGATTAACCCCCTTTGATCTTGACATTGTGGAAGTGGATGAGAATGGTGAAGAATGGATTGTTCAGGGTAAGAAAAAACAGAACCTGGCTAGTATTGATGAGGATCCGAAGGATTTTTTGCAGTTTACAGCGGAGGATGTTAAAGACGAGCTTAGTTACTGGAAGCCTGTTGTTTACTGCTTTGTCCAAGGTGCTAACCCTCTTGTTGATGTTAATGAAGGTTTTGTTAGGCATATCTGGGCAAATTTCTCCATTGATAAGGTATCCTTCTCACCTAATGGCATATTCTTTGTTCGCTTTCAGAATGAACAGAGTAAAGAAGCTGTTCTCAAACAGGGTCACTATCTGTTTGATAACAAGCCTTTAATAGTTAGGAATTGGACTGAGACTGTGGAGTTGACAAAAGATAATGTTAAGACTGTGCCTATATGGATTAGGCGTTTGGATTTACCTTTGAAATTATGGGGTAAATGTTTACCAAAAATTGCAGGCCTTGTTGGTAAGTATCTTCGCAGTGATGTATCTACTATGGAAAAAACTCGATTGGGTTTTGCCCGTGTTCTACTTGAGTTGCCCTTTCGTACAAAGCTCCCTGAGTGTGAAATTTTTAGATGAAGATGGTAAGATTGTGAAAATATTGATTGAATGTGAATGGAAACCCATTGTATGCACTGTTTGTGGAGGAGTTGGTCTTGAGAGTGAAAAGTGTAGGAAAGATAAACCTAGGAGTAATACACAACCTCCCCCTCCCACTCAGAAATGGGTCCATATGAGAATTAATCATGTGCCTCAGCTTGTGCAACCATCTAAACTAGTGTCTCATATTGTTCTTGTGCCTGGTACTTCTGCTGTGACAACCCCTGAGGAGATTCAACACAAGATTCAGGTTACTTGGTGTTTTAGAAAGATTTCACACGGAGATAAAGTCTTGCCAGGGATTTAATTGCAGGGCAATCTAACTCAAATAATTTTGCCTGGCTAGTACGATTTATAACTTAAAGAATGAACAATAAAGTAAGAGATAGATATTTATACATGGAAAAACCCTGAGAATAAAAGAAAAAcaacgggcaccaagccaggagggattgttACTATCTTTTAGGGTATCCTGACAAGGAATGTGTATGTCAGGCTAGAGGTAGAGAATAAGTGCTTAACAAATATGCTTAAGAAGTTTACAATAATGAAACGAGAGTAAGGATGAGTGAATATTAGATGCCCCTCCTTCTATCTTCTACCTTGTTATTTATATTCTGCAAATAACGACTCTTTCATGGTTGTTTTGGATGTTCAT
Protein-coding sequences here:
- the LOC141617705 gene encoding uncharacterized protein LOC141617705, giving the protein MSDIVGIPILDLDAIVEELEKENIEPTTVVDTGVNFEDNEGWTRVSGKKHSKFAAKSPSPPSTVKITMEDVKPELDYWSTTVICYVLGGSPPWEVLNRFINRILGVYRFDKISFLLNGLFLVHFPTLECKNLVLQEGFPLFYSKPIIVKPWTKQSSLTKEIVPPVPLWKSKLGYAHLMIEVKVNQHFPDKICFKDEKGEDVWILVKYEWKPEICANCRGIGHSKEVCRKKIVATQQKMVWRPKPAVVPSNQPVIASPAITPVQQIDKPFGGPTIHNYNWITPSPVIMRVRQEHQTDMSMTEGSSEGQLELQPPDEGGPPKLYVTWNEIRDFRQCVDYCEVQDISAHGAFFTWTNKQDPSSRVFSRIDRMPVNRDWYSLYPDCNAYSMSEGLYDHNPCVCYRRMTDAKKKTQFKYFNMWSNAPEFKDIIKKEWNIQVRSTKMYRVVTKLKHLKQPLKALNRQRFSDVQKAAGVAKQLLTEIRETMHSDPLDHNILQAEQVAASNYKMPAEAQFSYLKQKAKIEWLREGDENSAFFHCQIKARQMTNKIFRIVDRHGVTHTDNTGIESAFLDYYQDPLGTHTNNSIVHGPTVREGNEVSEAVLDFFQTGKLLKQLNCTTITLIPKVNRPVSVHEFKPIACCNIVYKCIAKLLCNSLGQVLPDIVSCNQGAFIKGRTILENVLICQDLVRLYKRRSASPRCLLKIDLRKAYDTVEWGFVQAMLQKLNFPTGFIVMLMTYISSPSYSLALNVNNFGFFKGQRGLRQGDPLSPPIFTLCMEYLSRILAMVSHQDSFKYHPLCNSTRINNLIFADDLLLFCKGTELSIMWLLRAFPTFSVASGLKLNKD